From Vibrio aerogenes, a single genomic window includes:
- the epmB gene encoding EF-P beta-lysylation protein EpmB — protein MSHIITRKIESVEQNWLKQLANAISDPEQLLKYLEIDPTLWQQGFKARKLFAQRVPLSFVHRMEKGNPHDPLLRQVLPLSQEFEIAAGFSDDPLEEQNNEVPGLLHKYKSRVLLIVKGACAVNCRYCFRRHFPYHENQGNKHVWSESLRYIEQHPEVNEVILSGGDPLMAKDHELDWLICQIASIPHVKTLRIHTRLPVVIPDRITAHLVELLSKTRLSVVLVSHINHPNEINAELKTSFQQLKAAQVTLLNQSVLLKGVNDSADTLTALSESLFDAGILPYYLHVLDKVQGASHFFVSDEQAKTLMSALIENVSGYLVPKLTRENGGRKSKTPIDLGLE, from the coding sequence ATGTCGCACATCATAACCCGAAAAATTGAATCTGTTGAGCAAAACTGGCTCAAACAGCTTGCGAATGCGATCTCCGACCCAGAGCAATTGCTGAAATATCTGGAGATTGACCCAACACTTTGGCAGCAAGGCTTCAAAGCCAGGAAGCTATTTGCTCAACGGGTTCCGCTGAGTTTTGTCCACAGAATGGAAAAAGGGAATCCACATGATCCATTGCTCCGGCAGGTACTTCCCCTGAGTCAGGAGTTTGAAATTGCAGCCGGTTTCTCTGATGATCCACTGGAAGAACAAAATAATGAAGTACCCGGCTTACTGCATAAATATAAAAGCCGGGTTCTGCTGATCGTGAAAGGCGCTTGTGCAGTCAACTGCCGATACTGCTTCAGACGCCATTTTCCCTATCATGAGAATCAGGGAAACAAGCATGTCTGGTCAGAAAGTTTACGCTACATTGAACAGCATCCGGAGGTCAATGAGGTCATCTTATCCGGGGGTGATCCCTTAATGGCAAAAGATCATGAACTGGATTGGCTCATCTGTCAGATTGCCTCCATCCCACATGTCAAAACACTCCGGATACACACACGACTCCCCGTGGTGATTCCGGACCGAATCACGGCGCATCTGGTTGAACTTCTGTCGAAGACCCGGCTGAGCGTTGTACTGGTCTCTCATATCAATCACCCGAATGAAATCAATGCGGAGCTGAAAACATCTTTTCAACAACTGAAAGCGGCTCAGGTCACGCTGTTGAATCAATCTGTTTTGCTCAAAGGAGTGAACGATTCAGCAGACACATTAACCGCACTCAGTGAGTCCCTGTTTGATGCCGGTATTCTGCCCTACTATTTGCATGTCCTGGACAAAGTGCAGGGAGCCTCGCACTTTTTTGTATCCGATGAGCAGGCCAAAACCCTGATGTCAGCATTAATAGAAAACGTCTCCGGCTATCTGGTTCCCAAATTAACCCGTGAAAACGGTGGCAGAAAGAGTAAAACACCCATTGATCTGGGCCTGGAATAA
- the efp gene encoding elongation factor P: protein MATVSTNEFKGGLKIMLDNEPCVILENEYVKPGKGQAFNRVKIRKLLSGKVLEKTFKSGDSVEVADVMDIDLDYLYNDGEFYHFMNSESFEQIAADAKAVGENAKWLVENNTCMLTLWNGNPIAVTPPNFVELEVTETDPGLKGDTQGTGGKPATLTTGAVVRVPLFIQIGEVIKVDTRSAEYVGRVK from the coding sequence ATGGCTACTGTTAGCACGAATGAATTTAAAGGCGGTCTTAAGATTATGCTTGATAATGAACCCTGTGTCATTCTCGAAAACGAGTATGTTAAACCAGGTAAAGGTCAGGCGTTTAACCGTGTTAAAATCCGTAAACTGCTTTCGGGCAAAGTGTTAGAAAAAACGTTTAAGTCCGGCGACAGTGTTGAAGTTGCTGACGTGATGGATATCGACCTGGATTATCTGTACAACGACGGCGAATTCTATCACTTTATGAACAGTGAAAGTTTTGAACAGATTGCTGCTGATGCCAAAGCTGTGGGTGAGAATGCCAAATGGCTGGTTGAAAACAACACCTGTATGCTGACGCTGTGGAACGGTAATCCAATTGCGGTTACACCACCAAACTTTGTTGAGCTTGAAGTCACAGAAACTGATCCTGGTCTGAAAGGTGACACGCAGGGAACAGGCGGTAAGCCGGCAACACTGACCACCGGTGCTGTGGTTCGTGTACCTTTGTTCATTCAGATTGGTGAAGTGATTAAAGTTGACACCCGCTCTGCTGAGTATGTCGGCCGGGTCAAATAA